CCTGCGACAGTGGTGAGAAGACAACGCATCCCGTCCCCGTTCGGTCAAGCACGGGAAACAGGCCATGCTCGACATGTCGGTTGAACATGCTGTAGGAGGGCTGGTGCAGCACGAGAGGAACTTTGTGCTCGGCGAGGGCTGCGGCCGCAGCATCCGTCTGCTCTGGCGAGTAATTGGACACCCCGACATACAGTGCCTTTCCCGCGTGCACCGCCGATGCGAGCGCGCCCATGGTCTCTTCGATGGGAGTGTCAGGGTCGGGCCTGTGCGAGTAGAAGACGTCGACGTAATCGACGCCGAGACGAGCGAGACTCTGATCGAGGGACGACAGAAGGTTCTTTCGCGAACCCCATTCGCCATATGGGCCGGGCCACATGTAGTACCCCGCCTTGCTCGAGATGATGATCTCGTCGCGATAGGCGGCGAGATCGGATGCGAGAACTCGTCCGAAGTTGGTCTCCGCGCTTCCGGCGGGCGGACCGTAATTGTTCGCGAGGTCGAAATGGGTGACGCCGAGATCGAACGCCCGGCGGATGATCGCGCGCTGTGTCTCGATCGGCCGCTCGTTTCCGAAGTTGTGCCACAGCCCGAGCGAGAGTTCTGGAAGGCGGAGGCCTGAGCGTCCGGCTCGGCGATAGCGCATGGAGTCATAGCGGGAATCATCGGCGATGTAGGTCATGGCGCAATGCTAGTGAACTTACGGGAACACGCTGGAATCGACGGTGCGCCGGATCGTTCGGGAGCCGTCCGCTGACCCCTCGTCCACAGCACCGAGACGTGCCTCGCGGCTCCACAGATCATGCCAGTGCACTGTCGATGGGGGAGTTCGGGCGGGACACTCGATGAACGGTTCCGGAGGCGACAGATCCGGCACGAGCGTTGCCTCCGGAATCGCACCGCCCGAGCGGGCGGTTCACATCGAGAGGAGCAATCATGGCCGATACGATCACGGTCACCGGCGTTGTTGGAACCGTACCGCAGCTCGGAGACGCTGCGGGAACGCCGGTGTGCAACTTCCGTCTCGCCTCCAGCCTGAGGCGTTACGACAAGCAATCCGGAAAATGGACGGAATACGGCACGAACTGGTACTCGGTAGGTGCCTATCGATACCTCGGAAAGAACGTGGCGGCAAGCGTGAACAAAGGCGATCGGGTTGTCGTGACGGGGAGAGTGCGTCTCCGCGAATGGTCGAATCAGACCGCTAGCGGAATGACCGTCGACATCGACGCGACATCAGTGGGGCACGACCTGACGTGGGGA
This DNA window, taken from Paramicrobacterium agarici, encodes the following:
- a CDS encoding single-stranded DNA-binding protein: MADTITVTGVVGTVPQLGDAAGTPVCNFRLASSLRRYDKQSGKWTEYGTNWYSVGAYRYLGKNVAASVNKGDRVVVTGRVRLREWSNQTASGMTVDIDATSVGHDLTWGTTTYRKHNQAEADHADADQAEDAREDGDGFLPDASETPDVPGAPLVETAPGASAESWSTVPPGHGREEAA
- a CDS encoding aldo/keto reductase, which codes for MTYIADDSRYDSMRYRRAGRSGLRLPELSLGLWHNFGNERPIETQRAIIRRAFDLGVTHFDLANNYGPPAGSAETNFGRVLASDLAAYRDEIIISSKAGYYMWPGPYGEWGSRKNLLSSLDQSLARLGVDYVDVFYSHRPDPDTPIEETMGALASAVHAGKALYVGVSNYSPEQTDAAAAALAEHKVPLVLHQPSYSMFNRHVEHGLFPVLDRTGTGCVVFSPLSQGLLTDRYLSGSIPEGSRAATSPFLSADRIDDTYLTRARALNEIAADRGQSLAQLALAWILRQPSVTSALIGASSVKQLEQNIAALETAPLTSDEITAIEPFAVDGTGRG